In the genome of Segnochrobactrum spirostomi, the window ACAGGATCGGGGTCTGACGATCGATCTTGCCCACGACGGCGATATGGCGCGAATAGACCTGACCGCCCTCGACCGTCTCGATCTCGGCGCCGGGAATGTTCACCGTGACGTGACGATAGCCGAGGTCACCGGAGAGCGAACGCAGCCGCACCAGATTGATCTCGAGCTGGTGCAGGCGGACATCGGCGGGAACGTTCATCGCCTGGAGCGTGCTCGCGCCCACGACGCCGTCGGCCTGGAGGCCGTGACGGATCTGGAAGCGGCGCACGGCGCCGTCGACATAGGAATCGAAGGTGTCGGTGCGGCCGCTGTTCTGGGCGAGATCGCCCGTCACCAGAAGGCGCTGACGCAGCACCGTGACGCTCGGATCGCGCTTGCCGAGGCGGAGCCCCTGGGCCGCGTCCGGCACGGTCGGCCAGCCACCGCGCTGCACGATCTGCTGATAGGTCTGGATCGCCCGCTCGGTCTGGGAGGCGGTCTCCGGCGACAGCATCGGCTGCGTCGACTTCAGGTTCTGAAGGGTCGGCATCGAGGCGTCGAAACGATCCGCCCATTCGGCGCCGCCCATCGACTGGGCGAGAGCGCTCGTCGACAGGAGCGCCAGTGCGCAGCCGCCCAGAAAGGCGCGGCGCGTGGTCCCCTGGGCCATTCCGGTCGCGCCCGACACCGCAGACCGCGTTCCACCAGACTTCATCACCGTCGAACTCCCGATCGTTCCGTTGCCCGCCGAACGATCGGCGAGCGCTACCATGGAGATGGTTAACGAAACAACGTCATTCCATCCCGACGGCGCTGATATAAAGCCGATGTCGCGCACGTGCCGCCCGAACCGGCCCCGCGAGACCAACGCCCGGCGCTCGTCCGCGTTCCGCCCCGCAACCTTGTCGGGAGAGGGGTGTCACGACTTCGTGGCGGCTTCGTGTTCCGGCTGCGGCGAAGGCCGGTTTCGCTGGGTTTGCGTCGCCATCACAAGCGGGGTGTTGCCGGAATGACGCACCATCCCGGATGGTCTGGGGGCGCTCAGAGCCGATAGCGGATCTGGTCGTCCCAGAAGCGGTCGAGACGCTGGAGGGCGGTCGTCATTTGCCGCAGGTCGGAGGCCCCGAACAGACCGACATCGCCGATGGTGCGCGCATTGCGCTCGTAGAGATTGCCGACGATGGCCGCGATCTCGCGCCCGCGCTCGGTGAGGCGGATGCGGATCGAGCGGCGGTCCCGGGTGCAGCGTTCCTGAACGATGTAGCCCGCCTCGGTGAGCTTGCGGACATTGTAGGAAACATTGGAGCCGAGATAATAACCGCGGCTCTTCAGTTCCCCCGCCGAAAGATCGGCGTCGCCGACATTGTAGAGCAGCACCGCCTGAACGGCGTTGACCTCGACGTGCTTCAGCCGCTCGAGCTCGTCCTTCACCACGTCGAGAAAGCGGCGGTGCACGCGCTCGACGAGCATCACCGCCTCGAGGAAGGCGGGCTTCAGATCGGTCTCCTTGGCGGCGCCGACCGCCTCAGCACCGATCATGCCGCTTCCGCTTTCGATCTGGTGAACTGCGTACATCTCTCGGCCTTCCTGTCGCGCACCGGATTATCGCCGGTCGTCGTTCGAGGAGACAGTGCCGGTCTTGAGTCTAAAGACGGCTTAAGGGGCAGGATGAATCTTTTCTGAATCACCCCGTCGCCGTGGATCGACTCAGCGGCGCGAACGCCGCGCGAGAATGCTCAAGATGACGTAGATGAATACAGAGAAGACATAGAAGGGAATGCGGAAGGGACGCTCGCCGAAGACGTCGGACAACGCCGAATGCGTGACGATCTGGCAGACGATCGTGAACACCCAGACGATCGGTCCCCATGGCGCCGTCAACCACAGGCCGACGGCGGTGACGAGGTTCAAGACGGCGTAGAGCACGATCGCCGACTGCCAGGTCAGGGGCATGTCCCAGAAATAGTGCATCCGCCACGGCACGAAGCCCGTGATGCGGGCCCAATAATAGAGGCCCATGGCGAACCACAGCGCGGCGTTGAGCCGGAGGTAGATCGTCAGGATCGACGGCCACGGCCATTGCAGGGCGGTGCCGATGAGGCCCCGCCATTCGATCTTCGGCTCCTTGGCCTCGACCGGCGGCGCCTTTTCGCGGCCGGGCGCGAGCCCGCCCGGGAGGCTCGCGAGCTTCGTCGCCGCCCGGCTCGCCTCCTTCGGCGCCTTGGCGGCCTTGGCGGCCTTGCCGCGAAGCTTCGTCTTCTTGGCGGCGCGCGGCGGCGCGGCCGGCGTCGGCTCGAACGGCTCCGGGGCGGCCGCGGCCCCGTCGAAATCCTCCGCCTCGAACGGTCCGTCGGCGGCATATTCCGGCTCGGAATAAGGCGACTCCGACGCGGCGGGCGCGGCCTGCCGCACTTCGGCCTCGGCTGGCATCCCGCGCCCCGGCACCGCCGCTTGCGGCTGCTGGGCGGGCGTCGGCGCGATAGAGGCCGCAGCCGAGGCCGATGCCGGCGGGGCCGACGCCGGGGCGGGCCGCGGGGCCGCGTCGGAGGGCCGCCCGGATGCGGGGAGCGAAGACGACGGCGCACCGGGGCGCGGCGTGCCGTCGGCCGGGCGGGACAGCACCGAGGCCGCCGCGATCTGCGCCCGCATGCGCTCGAGCCGCTCGCGCGCGCTCGCCTGGGCGGCGGCGAGTGCGGCCGACGGCGACGCCTCGGTCGCGGCCGGGCGCAAGCCGGACGGCGTCGCCGGGCGCGGCGCAGACGCACCCGCGTCATCGCGGGGCGGCGCGTCCTGCGCCGTCGGGCGGTCCGTCGGCTCGCTCATCGGCGCACTCGGTCCTTCAAGGTTCGGGTCGTCACGGACGATATGTCCGGCACGCACACTTCGGCGCGCGCATCACGCCACGCCGATTCGATCGGCTCAAGCGGATCATCGTTCCGGGCAAAGCGTGCGGGAATCATGGCGATGAATCATGGCAGAGCGAGGTCGCCGCCGGGCGGCACCGCGAAATGGGCCTCGATTTCCACCGGATCGACGTCCGCGAGCGCCGCCGGCTGCCAGCGCGGGGCGTTGTCGCGATCGACCAGCACCGCCCGGACGCCTTCGAAGAAATCGTGGTCGGCGAGGATGCGCCAGGCGATGCGGTGATCGAGCCGGATGCCGTCGTCGAAATCGAGGCTCCCCTGCCGGCGCAGATCCTCGAAGGTGACGCAGAGGCTCGTCGGCGAGCGGGCGCGGATCGTCTCCGCGGTCTCGCGCGCGAAGTCCGCGTGATCGCCCACCTCCGCGTCGAGCAGAGCGAGGCAGCCCGCCACGCTCTCTGCCGCGAACAGGCGGTCGATCGCCGCGGCGCGGGCCGCGATCGGCCCGGGCTCCGGCACGAAGGCGGCGGCGGCGAGCGTCGCCTCGATCGGAGCACCTGCGGTCAGGGCGTCGGCGATTTCCGGCAGGTCGGCCGTGCGCACGGCATGGGTGACGAGGCCCGCCCACAGGGCGTCGGCGAGGCCGAGCCGTCCGCCGGTC includes:
- a CDS encoding MarR family winged helix-turn-helix transcriptional regulator, producing the protein MYAVHQIESGSGMIGAEAVGAAKETDLKPAFLEAVMLVERVHRRFLDVVKDELERLKHVEVNAVQAVLLYNVGDADLSAGELKSRGYYLGSNVSYNVRKLTEAGYIVQERCTRDRRSIRIRLTERGREIAAIVGNLYERNARTIGDVGLFGASDLRQMTTALQRLDRFWDDQIRYRL
- a CDS encoding enoyl-CoA hydratase/isomerase family protein, which codes for MNDEVRFERQGATGTIWLDRPKALNALTHAMVRAMDATLSAWAADPGVARVIIRSTSEKAFCAGGDVRAVRALGPGPHPDQVAFFSDEYRLNARIKHFPKPFIALVDGICMGGGVGISAHGSHRVATEKFVFAMPEVAIGFFPDVGGGHVLSRMPSRVGFYCGLTGGRLGLADALWAGLVTHAVRTADLPEIADALTAGAPIEATLAAAAFVPEPGPIAARAAAIDRLFAAESVAGCLALLDAEVGDHADFARETAETIRARSPTSLCVTFEDLRRQGSLDFDDGIRLDHRIAWRILADHDFFEGVRAVLVDRDNAPRWQPAALADVDPVEIEAHFAVPPGGDLALP
- a CDS encoding DUF6163 family protein yields the protein MSEPTDRPTAQDAPPRDDAGASAPRPATPSGLRPAATEASPSAALAAAQASARERLERMRAQIAAASVLSRPADGTPRPGAPSSSLPASGRPSDAAPRPAPASAPPASASAAASIAPTPAQQPQAAVPGRGMPAEAEVRQAAPAASESPYSEPEYAADGPFEAEDFDGAAAAPEPFEPTPAAPPRAAKKTKLRGKAAKAAKAPKEASRAATKLASLPGGLAPGREKAPPVEAKEPKIEWRGLIGTALQWPWPSILTIYLRLNAALWFAMGLYYWARITGFVPWRMHYFWDMPLTWQSAIVLYAVLNLVTAVGLWLTAPWGPIVWVFTIVCQIVTHSALSDVFGERPFRIPFYVFSVFIYVILSILARRSRR